A section of the Devosia rhizoryzae genome encodes:
- the infB gene encoding translation initiation factor IF-2 has protein sequence MADNDDKRTDDTGAKKTLTLKGGAGLGNRPGGMSRAPSRSTVVVEKRTRIVPKPAGQAPSGANTRPASSPGQGRPQGRPMQQQTRAPLGLSAAEAEARRQALALAGARQAEDSQRFAQEEARRIEEDNRRRQVREEAARQEEERRQAEEARNAPEPVVEASPEPQAAPAEPQVREPFIPASQRNPGPSSVRTVAGRPGQPPRPQRTSNERPTGRPGEGERPNPNARPNPNARPAGSTGVRPAGSTGVRPAGSTGVRPSGTSGRPAGGRPAGAGMAPIGNVPPAPPSEADGRRTRTGAPQVRPTTEAELENARRASRAQPERPTRRTGDDSARGRLTVSTATTENDRDRGPSLAAMRRRRDKKMGRNQQDAPKLSREVVIPEVITVAELANRMAERSVTVIKMLMQQGQMATINDVVDADTAELIAQELGHTVRRVSDADVEEGLYDIPADDKAEDLTDRAPVVTIMGHVDHGKTSLLDAIREANVVSGEAGGITQHIGAYQVEKDGAKITFLDTPGHEAFTAMRARGAQATDIAVLVVAADDGVMPQTIESIKHAKAAGVPIIVAINKMDKPEANPTRVRTELLQHEVFVESMGGEVLDVEVSAKTHNGLDKLLETIQLQAEVLELKVARDGRAEGLVIEAKLDKGRGAVATVLVQRGTLKIGDILVAGTEFARVRALINDKGEQVKEAGPSVPVEVLGFNGVPSAGDRFSVVENDARAREVTEYRQRAIREKTAGGGATSLEQMMNQLKVAGISKFPLVIKGDVQGSVEAIVSSLNKLSTDEVSAQILMAGVGGITESDVTLAAASNAIVIGFNVRANKQASDLATRDGIEIRYYNIIYDLVDDVKNAMSGLLKPERRETFIGYATIKEVFQITKVGKVAGCQVTEGIVERGAGVRLLRDNVVIHEGKLKTLKRFKDEVKEVQVGQECGMAFENYEDIRAGDQIECFRVETVQRTL, from the coding sequence ATGGCTGATAACGACGACAAGCGCACTGACGACACCGGCGCCAAGAAGACGCTGACCCTCAAGGGTGGCGCGGGCCTCGGCAACCGCCCAGGCGGGATGTCGCGCGCGCCGTCGCGATCGACGGTGGTCGTGGAGAAGCGCACCCGCATTGTGCCCAAGCCCGCAGGCCAGGCACCATCCGGCGCCAATACGCGGCCAGCCAGCTCGCCTGGCCAGGGCCGGCCACAAGGCCGTCCGATGCAGCAGCAGACCCGCGCACCGCTTGGCCTTTCGGCTGCCGAAGCTGAGGCAAGGCGCCAGGCACTCGCCCTCGCCGGTGCACGCCAGGCTGAAGACAGCCAGCGTTTTGCGCAGGAAGAAGCCCGCCGCATCGAGGAAGACAATCGCCGCCGCCAGGTGCGCGAAGAAGCTGCCCGCCAGGAAGAAGAGCGCCGCCAGGCCGAGGAAGCGCGCAATGCGCCCGAGCCGGTCGTCGAAGCTTCGCCAGAACCTCAGGCCGCTCCTGCCGAGCCGCAGGTACGCGAACCGTTTATTCCGGCAAGCCAGCGCAATCCTGGCCCATCCAGCGTGCGCACCGTTGCCGGCCGTCCGGGCCAGCCGCCGCGTCCGCAGCGCACCAGCAACGAGCGCCCGACCGGCCGTCCCGGCGAAGGCGAGCGTCCAAATCCCAATGCCCGCCCCAACCCCAATGCCCGTCCCGCTGGTTCCACCGGCGTGCGCCCCGCTGGCTCGACGGGCGTTCGTCCCGCCGGTTCGACCGGGGTTCGCCCCTCCGGCACTTCGGGTCGTCCCGCGGGTGGCCGTCCGGCTGGCGCCGGCATGGCGCCGATCGGCAATGTGCCCCCTGCCCCGCCGAGCGAGGCCGATGGCCGCCGCACCCGTACCGGCGCACCTCAGGTTCGTCCGACCACTGAAGCGGAACTCGAAAACGCCCGCCGCGCTTCACGCGCCCAGCCGGAACGGCCGACCCGCCGCACCGGCGATGACAGCGCGCGCGGCCGCCTGACGGTATCGACGGCCACCACCGAGAACGATCGCGATCGCGGTCCGTCTCTGGCCGCCATGCGCCGCCGTCGCGACAAGAAGATGGGCCGCAACCAGCAGGACGCGCCCAAGCTCAGCCGCGAAGTCGTCATCCCGGAAGTCATTACGGTTGCGGAACTCGCCAACCGCATGGCCGAACGCTCCGTCACCGTCATCAAGATGCTGATGCAGCAGGGCCAGATGGCGACCATCAACGACGTGGTCGATGCCGATACCGCCGAACTGATTGCCCAGGAACTAGGCCATACGGTGCGCCGCGTTTCAGATGCCGACGTCGAAGAAGGTCTCTATGACATTCCGGCAGACGACAAGGCCGAGGATCTGACCGATCGTGCGCCGGTCGTGACCATTATGGGTCACGTCGACCACGGCAAGACCTCCCTGCTCGACGCCATCCGCGAAGCCAATGTCGTTTCGGGCGAAGCCGGCGGCATTACCCAGCATATCGGCGCCTATCAGGTCGAAAAGGACGGTGCCAAGATCACCTTCCTTGACACGCCGGGCCACGAAGCGTTCACCGCCATGCGTGCCCGCGGTGCGCAGGCAACCGACATTGCCGTTCTGGTCGTGGCAGCCGACGACGGCGTGATGCCGCAGACGATCGAATCTATCAAGCATGCCAAGGCAGCTGGTGTTCCGATCATCGTGGCCATCAACAAGATGGACAAGCCGGAAGCCAATCCGACCCGCGTTCGCACTGAGCTCTTGCAGCACGAAGTGTTCGTGGAATCGATGGGCGGCGAAGTGCTCGACGTCGAGGTGTCGGCCAAGACCCACAATGGCCTCGATAAGCTGCTCGAAACCATCCAGCTCCAGGCCGAAGTGCTTGAGCTCAAGGTGGCCCGCGACGGCCGTGCCGAAGGTCTCGTCATCGAAGCCAAGCTCGACAAGGGCCGTGGTGCGGTGGCAACGGTTCTCGTGCAGCGCGGTACGCTCAAGATCGGTGACATCCTTGTCGCGGGCACCGAGTTTGCCCGTGTGCGTGCGCTGATCAACGACAAGGGCGAGCAGGTCAAGGAAGCCGGTCCGTCCGTGCCGGTGGAAGTGCTCGGCTTTAACGGCGTGCCATCGGCAGGCGACCGCTTCTCGGTGGTCGAGAACGATGCGCGTGCCCGCGAAGTCACCGAGTATCGTCAGCGCGCGATCCGCGAAAAGACCGCTGGTGGTGGTGCAACGAGCCTCGAGCAAATGATGAACCAGCTCAAGGTCGCTGGTATTTCCAAGTTCCCGCTCGTCATCAAGGGTGACGTTCAGGGTTCGGTGGAAGCCATCGTTTCCTCGCTCAACAAGCTCTCAACCGACGAAGTTTCGGCGCAGATCCTGATGGCAGGCGTGGGCGGCATCACCGAGTCCGACGTGACGCTGGCTGCGGCCTCGAACGCCATCGTCATCGGCTTCAACGTCCGTGCCAACAAGCAGGCATCGGATCTTGCGACCCGCGACGGCATCGAAATCCGCTACTACAACATCATCTACGATCTTGTGGATGACGTGAAGAACGCCATGTCGGGCCTGCTCAAGCCCGAGCGCCGCGAAACCTTCATCGGCTACGCGACCATCAAGGAAGTGTTCCAGATCACCAAGGTCGGCAAGGTTGCCGGTTGCCAGGTCACCGAAGGCATCGTGGAACGCGGCGCCGGTGTGCGCCTCCTCCGCGACAACGTCGTCATCCACGAAGGCAAGCTCAAGACGCTCAAGCGCTTCAAGGATGAAGTCAAGGAAGTCCAGGTTGGCCAGGAATGCGGCATGGCCTTCGAGAACTACGAAGACATCCGCGCCGGCGACCAGATCGAATGCTTCCGCGTCGAAACGGTGCAGCGCACGCTCTAA